A stretch of DNA from Verrucomicrobiia bacterium:
AATGACGGCCAGGAACACAATCAAGATGGGTTCAAGGAGGGAAGTCATGGCGCTCACGGCGTTATCCACGTCGTCATCGCACTGGTCGGCAATCTTCAGCAGCATGTCGGGGAGCGCGCCGGTTTGTTCTCCCACATCCACCATGCCCACCTGGACAGGCGTAAAAACGCGGGACTGACGCAGCGGGGCCGTCACCGTATCTCCTTGTTTCACGCTCGCGTGAATTTGCTGCACCAGCCGGCCCACCACGACGTTGCCGGCCGTCTCCTTCACGATTGTCAGGGCCTGCAACACCGGCACGCCGCTGCTCAACAAGGTTCCCAACGTCCGCGTGAGCCGGGAAATGGCTGATTTCCGGAAGACCGGACCGAGGATTGGCGCCGCCAGTTTCAAGCGATCGAAACTCCAGCGGCCCCACCGGGTGCGAACACCCAGCGCCATGGCGGTCACCAGCCCCAGCAGGAACAGGCCAACGAGCGGCGCCTGGTGCCGGAACAGATCACTCAGTTGCATGACAAACTGGGTAAAGGCGGGCATTGGGGCGCCGCCGAGCAGTCCGGCAAAAACCTCCTGAAAACGCGGCACGATGAAGACCATCATCAAGACCAGAATGCCCGCCGCCACGATCATGACGGACACCGGATAAAACAGGGCCGCTTTGATCTTACCTTTGATCTTCTGCGCCTTCTCCAGGAACTCGGCCAGGCGCCGTAACGTTACTTCCAGGGCGCCACCCACTTCGCCGGCCCGGACGAGATTGACATACAACGCGTTGAAAATTTGCGGGTGCGCCGCGATGGCCTCCGTCAGCGAGCCGCCGCCTTCGATGGCGGCGCCAATCTCGGTCAGCACGCGTCGGAGGCGGGGATGCGTTTCCTGTTGTTCCAGAATCCGCAATCCGCGCAGCAGCGGCATGCCCGCATCGATCAAGGTCGCCAGTTGACGGGTGAACGAGGCCAGCGTCCGGGCCTTTACCCTGTTGAAGGGCAGCGGAATGCTCACCCGGGTCAAGCGGACGAGCGTGGGGCGGCGTTCGGCCCTGCGCGGCGCGGCCGGAGCGGCGGGCGGTTCGCGTTGCGCCAGTTTGACGGGGAAGAGCCCCATGTCGCGCAGGCGCTGCAACGCCTCGCTCTGGCTGGCCACCATCAGGGTGCCGCGGAAGGGGTGCCCCGCGGCATCCACGGCTTGATAGGCAAAGTGATTCATAAGCGTGAGCGGGTTTGGCTTCGCACGGGCGTTTGTTCTTTCCTTTCGACCGGTCAAAACGCGCGGCCTCACGCCGGCGCCTTGCGGTTCCGGAACGACCGTGAAAAAATCGAATCTCGCCGCCGGGTTGCGTTGTCCTGGAACGCCCGCCGGCGGACGCCGATTGAAGCATGCTGTTGCGCTGGTTTGAACATTCACTGACGTATCACCCGAGCCGGGCGCTCGTCGCCCACGGCACGGCGCTGGGGCGCGATTGGGAGGATGTGACTTTTGCCGCGAGTGACGGCGTGAAGCTGCACGGTTGGTTTTTTCCGGCAAATGTTCGAGGCGCGCGGCAGCTCGTCGTGCTCGTGTGTCACGGCAACGGCGGCAACATCAGCCATCGGCTGGAGCTTTGCCGCCTCCTGCTTGAACTGGGCGTCGGCGTTTTTGTGTTCGACTACCGGGGCTACGGGCGGAGCGAAGGGAAGCCGGATGAAGCGGGCACCTACCTTGACGCCCAGGCCGCCCATCATTGGTTGCAGCAAAAAGGCTTTGCCCCGGCGGACATCCTGGCGCTGGGCGAATCACTGGGCGGCGGCGTTGCCGCCGAGCTCGCGTGCCGCGAAACGTTGGCGGGCTTGGTCCTGCAAAGCACCTTCACCAGCCTGCCCGATGTGGGTGCGGAACTGTATCCGTTCCTGCCGGTGCGTCTTTTGGGTCGCATTCGCTACGACACCCGGCGCAAGCTGCCCCGCATCCACGTGCCGGTGCTCGTCATGCACAGCCGTGGCGACCGGCTGATCCGCTTTCATCACGCCGAACAGAATTTTGCGGCAGCCAACGAACCGAAGTTGTTTTGGGAACTGACGGGCGATCATAATGACGGCGCGACGGAGGACTCCGGCTTCGCCGCCGGCATGGGGCTGTTCCTGCGCCAGCTGGGCGGAAATGCTTGAGAGCATGGCACCGATCACCCATTTGCTGGCCAGTTGGATTGTCGCCGCGAAAACGACCGACAATCCGCGCGACTGCCGGCTCGTGACGCTCGCCGGTCTGGCGGCGGATCTGGACGGGCTGGGATTGTTTTACGACGTGGCTCACAACGCCCTCACGCACGGCGAATCGTTTCGTTATTACCAGACGTATCATCATTTTCTCCTGCACGGTCTGGCGGGCGGTTTGGCCATCGCGCTGGTGGCGGCGGCGCTGGCGCGTCGCCGCGGCCGGGTATGGCTGTTGGCGTTGCTGGTGTTTCACCTGCACCTGCTTTGTGACTGGTTGGGATCACGCGGTCCGTCGCCGCAGGATTTATGGCCGATCTATTACTTTGGACCCTTTGCCAACGACCCAATGTGGATTTGGCGCGGACAGTGGCCGTTGGATGGCTGGCAGAACCGGCTGATTTCCGTGTTCCTGTTGGTTTGGTCCTTTCGCCTCGCACTGGTGCGGGGTGAGTCCGTGGTCGGCGTATTCAATCGACGGGCCGATGCCGTGTTCGTCGGCGTTCTGCGCAAATGGCAGACCGGCCTGACCGCCAAATTCAATTCCAGCCAGTCATGAACGCCGCGCCAAAGCTTTCCACGCCCGCCCGGCCGCGCTTGAAGCTGACCATCACCGCGGCCGCCGAAACGGCCGTGCGCGGTGGACATCCGTGGGTGTATGCGGACAGCATCCGCGCCCAAAACCGCGCCGGGCAGACCGGCGAACTGGCGGTGATTTACGACCGGAAGGACAAATTTCTGGCGGTGGGGTTGTTCGATTCCGGGTCGCCCTTGCGCGTTCGTGTGCTGCATGTGGGCAGGCCGCTGACCCTCGACGCCGCGTGGTGGCAGCAACATTTGCAGGCCGCCCTCGCGCGCCGGGTCGGCCTGGCCGACGCCCAAACCAACGGCTTGCGGCTCATCAACGGCGAAAGTGACGGCTGGCCCGGCCTGGTGCTGGACCGCTATGACACGACCTTGGTGATGAAGCTTTACACGGCGGCGTGGCTGCCGCGCCTGGCCGAGGTGCAGGCGTGGTTGCTGGCCTCGCTTTCGCCGGTCCGGCTCGTGTTGCGATTGAGCCGCAACATTCAGATGACAGCGGCACAACAGGGCGCACACGACGGACAGGTCCTGCACGGCCCACCCGTGGCCGGCGCGGTGATTTTCCAGGAAAGCGGTCTGCGTTTTGAAGCCGATGTGGTGCGAGGGCAAAAAACAGGCTTCTTTCTCGATCAACGCGAGAACCGGCGCCGCGTGGAAACCTTCGCGGCGGGCGCGGATGTGCTGAATGCCTTCAGTTTTTCGGGCGGCTTTTCACTCTACGCCGCGCGCGGCGGCGCGACTTCCGTGACGGACCTCGACATCAGCCCGCACGCCCTGGCGGCGGCGGCGCGGAATTTTCAATTGAACCAGGGGGATCCGCGAGTTGCGCGCTGCCGGCACACCGCCGTTCAGGCGGATGCCTTCCAGTGGGTCGAGCAGGCGCCGCCGGCCCGGTTCGACGTGGTGATTCTCGATCCGCCGTCCCTCGCGAAGCGTGAAGCCGAACGCGCGGGGGCCATTCAGGCCTACGGCAAACTGGCGGCCAATGGCATCCGGTTGTTGCGGCCGCGCGGCGTGCTGGTCGCGGCCTCGTGCTCCGCGCACGTCAGCGCCGGGGAATTTTTTGGCGCCGTGCGGGCCGCGGCGCGGTTGGCCGGCTGGCGATTTGAGGAATTGGCGACGACGGGCCACGCACCCGATCACGCCGCGACGTTTGCGGAGGCGCAGTATTTGAAGTGCATTTACCTGCGTTTTGCCTGAGCGGCAGGCTCCGGCGGTCAGCCCTTGTGCCGGGCCATCTGCCAGACGATGTGTCCGCCGTGGGCAAGCGCGATGACGAGGAGGATGAGGCCGGAGATGCGTTCCATGCGCAGGAGGCTTTGCGGCCGCAACCGGCCGCGGCCCTTGGCGCAGAGCCAGCTGAGGCCCGTAAACCAGCCGCCAATGCTCAACGCCACACCGCCGATGCACGCGAGCTTGCCCTGCCAGTCGGGGGTGACCCACTCGCGGGAAATGAAGTTCGCGGCCAGAATGATCCAGCCCAGCAGCACGCCGGGATTGCCCAGCACGTTGACGAAGCCAATCATGAAGGCCGAGTGCGGGTGAAATTTTTCTTCGAGCCGCTGTTCGAGGGCGTCCGCTCGCTTGTTGATGTGCAGGGGCGCCTCCACGGTTTTGGCCAGCATGAATTTCAGCCCGATGGCGAGCATGAATACAAAGCTGCACAACTCCATCGCCGCCTTGACGATGCCGCGTTCAAAAAACGAGGCAAATCCGGTGAACGCAAAGAAACAGTAGATGACCTCCATCAGGGTTGCGCCCAGACCGATCATGGCCGCCCACTTGAACCCCCGGCGGGCGCCCTCGTTCATGATGGTGAGGTTCACCGGCCCGACGGGGATGCACAGCACCAATCCGCTGATGAAGCCGGTCAGGCCGGCCAAAATCGTGGGATGCAGTTCATCCATGATCAGCGGCGGGGGGCGGGAGGTTCCGGTTCCTCTTCCTCATCTTCCTCCTCGATGGCGTGCTGGGCGCGGCGGGGAATCCAGGGCCGGACGAACCCGTAGAGGAGGTAGGTGACGAACACGGCGGGCGCCAGAATCGGCAGCACCCGTTTCCACGTGATGACGAAGAAGCCGATGCTGATGACGATGATCAGCATTTTGAAGAAGCTCCGTTTGGCGCGGAAGTCGAGCGATTTGAAACTCGGGTATTTGACCTCGCTGACCATCATGGCCGAGAGAAACACCATGATCACGGGCAGGGCAAACCGCCATGGGCTGTGCGCGACTTCGCGGAACTGCTTTTCGTCCCACCACAACAGCAGAAGCGTCAACGACGCCACCAGTCCGGCGGCGGCGGGAATCGGGAAGCCGAGGAAATGCTTGCTGCCGCCCGAGCCGGACATGGCGGCCATGCAGTTGAACCGCGCGAGCCGGAACGCCCCGCAGATCACGTAGGCCGAGGCGATGAACCACGCGATTTCAGGGTGATCGGCAAACACCGGCTTCAGCACGATGCGATGCACCAGGAAGGCCGGCGCGACGCCGAATGAAACAATGTCCGCCAGCGAATCGAACTCCCGTCCGAACGGACTTTCCGCGCCACCCATGCGCGCCACACGGCCGTCCAGCAGGTCGAAAATGCAGGCCAGCAGGATGTAGAACAGGGCATGACGGATGGCGGTGTTGAAATCGGGCGAACTGAGGTTGGCCTCCACAATGCGGGTCAGGGCGAGGAAACCGCAGAAGAGGTTGCCCGCCGTCATCAGGTTCGGCAGAAAATAAATCTTCAGCCGGGCGCTGCTTTCAACGTCCTCGGGAGCCGGAGCAGGAGAGGCCATGAGGTTATTCCAGGACGGCCAGCACGGTTTCCCCGCCCACCGCGCGGTCCCCGAGCTTGACCTTGATTTTGGCCGACATCGGCAGATACACGTCCACGCGCGAGCCAAACTGGATGAGGCTGATGCGCTGGCCGCGTTCCACCTCGTCGTCCGTGTCAATCCACGGCACCAGCCGGCGGGCGATGAGGCCGGCGATCAGGCGCACGCCCACTTTTTCGCCGCTGGGGTCGGTGGCGGTGATGCCAATCAGCACGTTTTCGTTGTGTTCCGCGGATTCGGTCTTCAGGGCGTTCAGAAACTTGCCCTCCGTGTATTTGAAAAACGTGACCTTGCCGCTGACGGGCGCGTTTTGCACATGGACATTGAAGACGGAGAGAAAAATGGAAATGCGCCGGCACTCGCCGTCCATGAAGCGCGGTTCGTGAACGGTGTCGATGACATCCACCTTGCCGTGTCCGGGGGAAACCACCAGGCCGGGCCCGCCGGGCACCCGGGGCTCCGGATCGCGAAAGAAATAAAGCGTGAACAGGACGAACGGCACCCAGACCAGAAAGAGGCCGCAGGAGACGATGGTGAAAATCGGCGCGATCAGGATCGCGAGAATGCCCATCAGCACCATGGCCGCGAGGACCACAAAGGTCCAGAGGATCATGCGCCACGCGGCCTTGCGGGCCTTGCCAGAGTTTTTCATCGGCTTCAGCTTAGGCCGTTCATCCGAGCGCATCAAAGCGGAAAATGCGCCGCCGGTTCACTGCCGGGACGCCGGCTCATTCGAGGAAAAGCTCCGGCGCCGACTGGTGGGCGAGCGCCTGGCAGCGGCGCAGGATTTCCGCGGCGGATTCGCATTGCAGGGCAAATGCGGCAAGCTCGCGCGCCTCGCTGATCTTGAGCCGGCGGATGAGGAACTTGATCTGAGGCACCGTGGGCGGCGCGGCGCTCAATTCATCGACGCCCAGCCCGAGCAGCAAAGGCACGAGCACGGGATCGCCGGCCATTTCGCCGCAGACACCCGTCCAGATCCCGGCTTGATGCGCGGCGTCCACGGTCAGCTTGATCAGCCGCACGATGGCCGGATGGGTCGGCTCGTAAAGGTGCGCGATCTTCTCGTTGGTCCGGTCCACGGCCAGCGAATATTGGATGAGGTCGTTGGTGCCGAGGCTGAAGAATTTCACCCGGCGCGCCAGCGTGTCCGCGATGACGGCGGCCGACGGGGTTTCGACCATGATGCCAATTTCCAGCTGGTCATCGAACGGCAGCTTTTCGGCGCGCAACTGGGCCTTGCACTCTTCGAGCAGCGCATTCGCCTGCGTCAGTTCGTCCAGACCGGACACCATCGGATACATCATTTTGATGTTGCCGTGCGCGCCGGCCCGGAGGATGGCGCGGAGCTGGGCGCGGAACACATCCTTTTCCTCGAGGCAAAAGCGGATCGCCCGCCAGCCGAGGAACGGGTTCATCTCGTCCGGCACGTCGGTGTGGGAATGGAATTTGTCGCCGCCCAGATCCAGGGTGCGAATGACAACCGGGGCCGGCTTGAGCGCCGCGGCCACCGCCTGGTAGGACTCGTATTGTTCCTGCTCCGACGGCGGCTGCTCCTTGTTGATGAAAAGATATTCGGTGCGGAACAGGCCGACGCCCTCGGCGCCGCTTTCCAGAATGGCGGCCGAGTCATCCGGGTTTTCAATGTTGCCGGAAAGCGTGACCAGATGTCCGTCGAGCGTGACCGCCGGCTTGCGCAGGTTGTCGCGCAACCGCTCCTGCAGCGATTTCTGGCGCCGCGCAATCTGGCCATACTCAAAGAGTGTCTGGTCGGTCGGATTGACGATGATCAACCCGTTGACACCGTCCAGCAGCACGTAATCGCCGGTCTCCAGCGTTGCGGTGATGCTCTTGAAGCCGACCACGGCGGGGATTCGCATCGAGCGGGCCATGATGGCCGTGTGCGACGTGCGGCTGCCCACGTCCGTGGCAAACCCGAGCACCTTGTCGCGCTCCATCTGCGCCGTCTGCGAGGGGGCGAGATCATGCGCGACTACGATGCACGGTTCCTTCAGCAGGTGCCGCAGGTCGCCCTCGTCGCCGTTGCCGAGGAGGTTGTTCAGCACGCGCGCGGCAATGTCCCGCATGTCGGCCGCGCGTTCGCGCAGATACTCGTCGTCCACGGCGGCGAGCGAGGCGGCGTAACGTTCGGCAATCGTCTGGTAGGCGTAATCCGCGTTCGCCTTCTCATTCTGGATGAGATTCAGGACCTCGTTGTTGACTTCGGGATCATCGAGCACGAGCAGGTGGGCCTCGAAGATGCCGGCGTGTTCGGTGCCCATTTTTTCCGTCAGGCGCCGCTGCACGTCCAGAATCTGCTGCCGGGTCTGGACCAGCGCCTGTTTGAAGCGGTGAACCTCCTGCGGCACCTGGCTGTCGGGAATCTGCTGCCGGGCCGTCGCGGCGTGGGCCTTGCCCAGAACGATCACTCTTCCCTGGCATACGCCGGGGGAGACTGCAATGCCATGAAAGATTCTCTCACCGGATTGCGGATTGTCTGGCATTGGCAAAAGCATTGCGGAAATGCCCCGCCGTTGAAAAGCATTTCTTGGCCTTTTGGCCGTTTTTGAGGCGTTTGCGGCCGCCGGGGCGGCGGCTTCGGTGGGTGCCGCGGGAGAAATCACTTGCCATCTGTGGCCCAATGCGCGTTCACTTTGTAGCATTCCCGGAAAGGGTTTTCATGAAAACCAAGCCTTCAACCAAACGGCACGGTCTGCTCGCCGGCGGTAACTGGATCATTGACCAGGTCAAACTCATCGACACCTATCCACCGCCGGAACGCCTCGCCAACATCATCGCCCAGCACCGCGGCAGCGGCGGGGCACCATATAACGTGCTGCTGAATCTGGCCCAAAGCGCCGCGCCGTTTCCGTTGTATGCCGCCGGGCTGCTGGGCAAGGACGCCGCCGGTGCGGACATCCTCGCCGACTGCAAGCGGCACAAGATCGACACCAAACATCTCGGCACGACGCCCAAGGCGGCCACCTCGTTTACCGACGTGATGACGGAGCAGGGGAGCGGTCGGCGCACGTTCTTCCACTCGCGCGGTGCCAATGCGTTGTGGACGGGCGACGATCTGAATTTTGCCAGCCACAAGGCACGGCACTTTCACTTGGGCTACCTGCTCCTGCTGGATGCGCTCGATGCGCCCGATGCAAAGTTTGGCACCAAGGCCGCCAAACTGCTCGCCGCGGCCGTCGCCGCCGGAATGAAGACCAGCGTGGACGTGGTGAGCGAGGAGAGCGACCGCTTTGCGAAAATTGTCGGGCCGGCACTCAAATTCACGGATTACCTCATCATCAACGAACATGAGGCCGGCAAGATCACCGGGTTCAAGGTGCGCGAGCCGGACGGCAAGCTCGACACCGTCACGTTGCGACACGCGGCCGGCGCGCTCCTGCAACAAGGCGTGCGCGAACTGGTCGTGCTGCATTTTCCCGAGGGCGCCTTCACCCGCACGCGCCGCGGCGACGATGTCTGGCATCCGTCGGTGAAACTGCCACCCAAGGCCATCGCGGGCATGGCGGGCGCGGGCGACGCTTTCTGCGCCGGCTTCCTGCTCGGGGTTCACGAAGGCTGGGAAACAAAGCGTTGCCTCGAGGCGGGCGTCTGCGTGGCCGCCGCGTGTCTTGCCGAGCCAACCTGCACCGGCGGCGTAAAGTCATTGAACACCTCGCTCGCGTTGGGCAAGAAATACAAATTCCATCCACCGCTGGAGCCGGAGATTTAATCCGCACGCGGCTGCCCTGCGATCCGGGTGGCCGGCGGGAGTCAGCCGTCGCGCGCTGGCCTGACGTCATTCGGGGCGGGCTGAGAATTGTCTGCCCTTCCTTCCGTCGGCTTTCCTGTTTCCGCCGATTCTTTCGGCAGTTCTCCCTTGGCCATTTGCAGGTGCGGCGCGGCGCCGTCCAGATCCTCGTGGAGGCGATAGACCCAGGCTTCGCCCCAGAAGAGGTTGCAGCTCGTCTCGGCGCGGAGCAGACGCCAGCGGGCCTGTTCAAGCGCGTGCGTGAACGCATGGGATTCGAGCTTGAGTTCCTTCGCCCGGGCTTCGGTCGCGTGCAAATTCGCGCTGAAATCGTGGAGGCGTTGCAGCGCGTCTTTCTGCAGCTGCGAGCCGGTCCACTGGAGAAAATCCACCCCGTGATGCCAGCCGGTATTCCACGCGCCGGTGCGCACGGTCACTTCGCCGTGCGCGCCGTATTGGTCAAGGTAATCGTGGATGAACGTGGGTTGCACCTCGGTCTGGCCGGCGCGAACACGGTCGAGCAGCTCGCGGTAGCAGACATGCCAGAAATTTCCCTTCTCGCTCGTGTTGCGGAACCAGCCGCCGTTGTCGCCGTCGGTGGCGGTGAGGACGAGCGGTGGGAAGTCACAGAACTTCGTGCGCTCGTGCAGCTCGTGCATGAACCAGCCCGCGTCCATGCCGGAAAGCTGCGCGTCGGAAAGCTCACGGTCGCGCACGACGACAATGATTTCCTCGCCGCCGTAACGCGCGATGTGGGGACGGTAGCGCAGTTCCTCCCAACGCATCTCGCCGACGGGCTCGACGTGGTGGCTGTCCACCATCACGTAGCGGTAGCCCATGCGCTTGAGCAGCGGGATGAGCTCCATGCAGAAGCCCATCTCGGACGGCCAGAAGCCGTGGAAATCTTTCCGCCAGAAAACGTGCTCGGCGATGCCCCGCCAGCGTTTGAGCTGTTCCTCGCGGTCCGCCGCGGGAATCAACGCGAGCACGGGATGATAATAACCCGTGCCGAGGACATCGAAAAGCTGCCGGTTCTGGAGATGCCAGAGCAGGTCGCCGCATTTGACGATGCCGAAAACGCGTTCCTGAAATGTCGGATCAATCAATGTCTCCAGCAGCGTGCCGGACATGGCGAGGTGGACGCGCGCGACGTCTTCGTAGCCCCATAACGCGCGCGGCATGCGGTCGAGCGCCCAGAGGATTTCCTTGGCCTCCCACTCGTTGTTGTCGAGCAGCCACTGCAAATTGCCCGGAGGCTGATGCAGGTTCAGCGTGAGGGCGTGGAAGATTTTGCGCATGATGAGGTGAAGTTAGAACGCACTGGGGCTGCGGCGGCGTGCAAATCGGCAGGAGCGCCGGTCTGTGACCGGCTTAGGGGATTCAAACTGCCTTTGAGCGCACGCATTTGGTCGAAGGCGGGAGTCATTTGTTTCGCCACGGTCTAAGCCGACTACAAGTCGGCGCTCCATCTCCTTGCGGGGCGCCACTCTTTGAGCGGCTTCGCGCTACCGGGTATTTCAACCGTCCAAGCTCATCGCGAAACCGCGCGCTACTCCAGGGCCATTCCTTCGCTTCACGCACGAGCCCGGCTTTCGCGGGATTGTTTTCGATGTAACTCACCGCCGTTCGGTGGTGTGCATTATTCTCGATCACAGTGTCGAGATACTCGCGTTCCCAGAATTCGCCGCGGCGTCCGAGCAGCTTGTTCGCTTCATGAGCGACAAAGGCCTTCCAACTCTTGATCAACTCCGACAGCGGCGTGTCCCAAACATCCACGAGCGCATGCAGGTGATTCGGCATGATGACCCAAGCGGCCAGTGCGTAACGTTGACCATCAAAATGGCGCAACGCACCCTCCGCCAGGCTGGCGATGGCGGGCTGGCGTAACCAGCAATCACCAAGGCTGCGATCCAGATACTCCTCCAGTTTTCGCCGCCGCTCGCGAAGATTCTCGATTTGCAGCAAATGCTCCCATTCCCGACGACGGCTTGCTGGCAAAGAATCGGCGAGGCGTAAGGTGATGATTTGTGTGATGCCGGGCGCATCGTAATGAGGCAGATAGCTGCGTTGATGCCAGCCTAAGAATCCTTTTGCTTTGGCATCCTCATCAAGTGGGACTGCCCACGACTGCTTGCCGGTGACTAGCTGTTGCAGGCCGGGATTGTAAGGGGGTCGTGAAAGCTGCGAACACTTGGGAGCGCCGGCCTGTGACCGGCTTTGGGCGGGAATGCCTTGAGTTTTGTCCCGCTTAGTTTGCATCGCACGCGGGATGGTGGTCATGAGGTTTAAGCCGACAACATGTCGGCGCTCCTGCGCGCAGGTTCAGCGTGAGGGCGTGGAAGATTTTGCGCATGGGTTATCGGCAAAGTAAGCAGCCCAGAATGCTCATGGGAAAAATTGTTCCTTCAACGACCGGCACACTCCGTCAAGACCGGGGAAGAGCGATGCAGCGGTGACGCCCATGTAGGCAAGGTCTCGCATTGCAAACTCTCGCTCCAATCTTGGTATGTCGATGATTGTTAAATACTGCCTCTTGTTAATTCGTTCCCTAAATCTAATCCATCCCTCAATGTCTTCGACGTTACTGAAGGCATGCACAGACTGCTGTGGCAGGTGTCTGGGGTTGTTGTGAGCCGGAAACTCTTCAACTGTGATTACGGGTCGCGGGTCGGCGAAATGTAACGCTTGAGCCGTATCGTTCTTCCAAGCCGTTGCGTCCAAAACATAGATGCGATGATTGTCGCTTGCTGGTTCGGTTTTAAGGCGGCTCGACAGGGCAAAATATGCGGCCACATACGGCGACCATGACCAATCAAGGAGCGGAGTCGGGAACCCGTGGTGCTGCGCTAAACTGAGAAGCGCACCGAAGTCTGCCGGGTTGCTTCGGTTGTATTGGCGAAAGCTAGTTGCATTTATGTGCTGCTCCAATCGTTTACAATCCTCCTCATTGTATCGCAGTAAATCATACCGATTCTCGCGGTGAAACGAGGTCTTAAGCCGGTGATTGCTTGAAGCTTGGCCTCGGAAAATATATTTACCGCGCCCTTTGATTAACTCTGCGGCGAACCGCTTAAACTCTTCCCATGATTGAATCTTGTCGGGTTGGCTAGGTTCGCTTTGCTTCAGTCGTGTCGCATTGAACGTGCCCGGTATCGACTGACCTCTATATTT
This window harbors:
- a CDS encoding metal-dependent hydrolase; its protein translation is MAPITHLLASWIVAAKTTDNPRDCRLVTLAGLAADLDGLGLFYDVAHNALTHGESFRYYQTYHHFLLHGLAGGLAIALVAAALARRRGRVWLLALLVFHLHLLCDWLGSRGPSPQDLWPIYYFGPFANDPMWIWRGQWPLDGWQNRLISVFLLVWSFRLALVRGESVVGVFNRRADAVFVGVLRKWQTGLTAKFNSSQS
- a CDS encoding phosphatidylserine decarboxylase, with product MKNSGKARKAAWRMILWTFVVLAAMVLMGILAILIAPIFTIVSCGLFLVWVPFVLFTLYFFRDPEPRVPGGPGLVVSPGHGKVDVIDTVHEPRFMDGECRRISIFLSVFNVHVQNAPVSGKVTFFKYTEGKFLNALKTESAEHNENVLIGITATDPSGEKVGVRLIAGLIARRLVPWIDTDDEVERGQRISLIQFGSRVDVYLPMSAKIKVKLGDRAVGGETVLAVLE
- the pssA gene encoding CDP-diacylglycerol--serine O-phosphatidyltransferase, with product MASPAPAPEDVESSARLKIYFLPNLMTAGNLFCGFLALTRIVEANLSSPDFNTAIRHALFYILLACIFDLLDGRVARMGGAESPFGREFDSLADIVSFGVAPAFLVHRIVLKPVFADHPEIAWFIASAYVICGAFRLARFNCMAAMSGSGGSKHFLGFPIPAAAGLVASLTLLLLWWDEKQFREVAHSPWRFALPVIMVFLSAMMVSEVKYPSFKSLDFRAKRSFFKMLIIVISIGFFVITWKRVLPILAPAVFVTYLLYGFVRPWIPRRAQHAIEEEDEEEEPEPPAPRR
- a CDS encoding LysE family transporter translates to MDELHPTILAGLTGFISGLVLCIPVGPVNLTIMNEGARRGFKWAAMIGLGATLMEVIYCFFAFTGFASFFERGIVKAAMELCSFVFMLAIGLKFMLAKTVEAPLHINKRADALEQRLEEKFHPHSAFMIGFVNVLGNPGVLLGWIILAANFISREWVTPDWQGKLACIGGVALSIGGWFTGLSWLCAKGRGRLRPQSLLRMERISGLILLVIALAHGGHIVWQMARHKG
- a CDS encoding alpha/beta hydrolase, which codes for MLLRWFEHSLTYHPSRALVAHGTALGRDWEDVTFAASDGVKLHGWFFPANVRGARQLVVLVCHGNGGNISHRLELCRLLLELGVGVFVFDYRGYGRSEGKPDEAGTYLDAQAAHHWLQQKGFAPADILALGESLGGGVAAELACRETLAGLVLQSTFTSLPDVGAELYPFLPVRLLGRIRYDTRRKLPRIHVPVLVMHSRGDRLIRFHHAEQNFAAANEPKLFWELTGDHNDGATEDSGFAAGMGLFLRQLGGNA
- a CDS encoding class I SAM-dependent methyltransferase, with amino-acid sequence MNAAPKLSTPARPRLKLTITAAAETAVRGGHPWVYADSIRAQNRAGQTGELAVIYDRKDKFLAVGLFDSGSPLRVRVLHVGRPLTLDAAWWQQHLQAALARRVGLADAQTNGLRLINGESDGWPGLVLDRYDTTLVMKLYTAAWLPRLAEVQAWLLASLSPVRLVLRLSRNIQMTAAQQGAHDGQVLHGPPVAGAVIFQESGLRFEADVVRGQKTGFFLDQRENRRRVETFAAGADVLNAFSFSGGFSLYAARGGATSVTDLDISPHALAAAARNFQLNQGDPRVARCRHTAVQADAFQWVEQAPPARFDVVILDPPSLAKREAERAGAIQAYGKLAANGIRLLRPRGVLVAASCSAHVSAGEFFGAVRAAARLAGWRFEELATTGHAPDHAATFAEAQYLKCIYLRFA
- a CDS encoding carbohydrate kinase family protein, with protein sequence MKTKPSTKRHGLLAGGNWIIDQVKLIDTYPPPERLANIIAQHRGSGGAPYNVLLNLAQSAAPFPLYAAGLLGKDAAGADILADCKRHKIDTKHLGTTPKAATSFTDVMTEQGSGRRTFFHSRGANALWTGDDLNFASHKARHFHLGYLLLLDALDAPDAKFGTKAAKLLAAAVAAGMKTSVDVVSEESDRFAKIVGPALKFTDYLIINEHEAGKITGFKVREPDGKLDTVTLRHAAGALLQQGVRELVVLHFPEGAFTRTRRGDDVWHPSVKLPPKAIAGMAGAGDAFCAGFLLGVHEGWETKRCLEAGVCVAAACLAEPTCTGGVKSLNTSLALGKKYKFHPPLEPEI
- a CDS encoding type II secretion system F family protein, with translation MNHFAYQAVDAAGHPFRGTLMVASQSEALQRLRDMGLFPVKLAQREPPAAPAAPRRAERRPTLVRLTRVSIPLPFNRVKARTLASFTRQLATLIDAGMPLLRGLRILEQQETHPRLRRVLTEIGAAIEGGGSLTEAIAAHPQIFNALYVNLVRAGEVGGALEVTLRRLAEFLEKAQKIKGKIKAALFYPVSVMIVAAGILVLMMVFIVPRFQEVFAGLLGGAPMPAFTQFVMQLSDLFRHQAPLVGLFLLGLVTAMALGVRTRWGRWSFDRLKLAAPILGPVFRKSAISRLTRTLGTLLSSGVPVLQALTIVKETAGNVVVGRLVQQIHASVKQGDTVTAPLRQSRVFTPVQVGMVDVGEQTGALPDMLLKIADQCDDDVDNAVSAMTSLLEPILIVFLAVI
- the ptsP gene encoding phosphoenolpyruvate--protein phosphotransferase, producing MLLPMPDNPQSGERIFHGIAVSPGVCQGRVIVLGKAHAATARQQIPDSQVPQEVHRFKQALVQTRQQILDVQRRLTEKMGTEHAGIFEAHLLVLDDPEVNNEVLNLIQNEKANADYAYQTIAERYAASLAAVDDEYLRERAADMRDIAARVLNNLLGNGDEGDLRHLLKEPCIVVAHDLAPSQTAQMERDKVLGFATDVGSRTSHTAIMARSMRIPAVVGFKSITATLETGDYVLLDGVNGLIIVNPTDQTLFEYGQIARRQKSLQERLRDNLRKPAVTLDGHLVTLSGNIENPDDSAAILESGAEGVGLFRTEYLFINKEQPPSEQEQYESYQAVAAALKPAPVVIRTLDLGGDKFHSHTDVPDEMNPFLGWRAIRFCLEEKDVFRAQLRAILRAGAHGNIKMMYPMVSGLDELTQANALLEECKAQLRAEKLPFDDQLEIGIMVETPSAAVIADTLARRVKFFSLGTNDLIQYSLAVDRTNEKIAHLYEPTHPAIVRLIKLTVDAAHQAGIWTGVCGEMAGDPVLVPLLLGLGVDELSAAPPTVPQIKFLIRRLKISEARELAAFALQCESAAEILRRCQALAHQSAPELFLE